A DNA window from Thermococcus sp. 4557 contains the following coding sequences:
- the metG gene encoding methionine--tRNA ligase subunit beta, which produces MELYDVSEFWKFDLRVGLVRKAEKLKRTRKLIKLDVDFGTERRTIITGIADQYSPEELEGKKFIFVLNLKPKEFSGVKSEGMLIVSENEDGRVYLLPVPEEVPAGTKVW; this is translated from the coding sequence ATGGAGCTCTATGACGTTTCCGAATTCTGGAAGTTTGACCTCCGCGTCGGCCTTGTAAGGAAGGCCGAGAAGCTGAAACGAACGAGGAAGCTGATAAAGCTCGACGTTGACTTTGGAACCGAGCGGAGGACGATAATAACGGGCATAGCCGACCAGTACAGTCCGGAGGAGCTTGAGGGCAAGAAGTTCATCTTCGTCCTCAACCTGAAGCCGAAGGAGTTCTCCGGTGTGAAGAGCGAGGGCATGCTTATAGTGTCGGAAAACGAGGACGGGAGGGTTTACCTCCTGCCCGTTCCGGAGGAGGTT
- a CDS encoding carbon-nitrogen hydrolase family protein gives MRVALIPMRVEVRDFEANWQEFERRFSEALQHEPDLVAFPEYCLTGFAEWDFSGAGLYDEIVGRVSKLAKEAGVYIVFGLLEPYKNCVYNSALLIGRNGEVLLKHRKFQEPMKFCTGNTVKAARTEFGKVAIIICGDLYNKRIAKWIRRKRPDFVFTPMDRSPWGEFNLEEEVADMGRRVALLGVRTFIVNSFSHWDSFGGAWFFDSDGKLLASSRGDEILVVEV, from the coding sequence ATGAGAGTAGCTCTGATACCGATGCGAGTTGAGGTCAGAGATTTTGAGGCCAACTGGCAGGAGTTCGAACGGAGGTTCAGTGAGGCCCTGCAACATGAGCCTGACCTCGTCGCCTTTCCTGAATACTGCCTGACGGGCTTTGCCGAGTGGGACTTTAGCGGGGCGGGGCTCTACGACGAGATAGTCGGGAGGGTGAGCAAGCTTGCCAAGGAGGCGGGCGTTTATATCGTCTTCGGCCTCCTTGAACCCTACAAGAACTGTGTCTACAACTCCGCCCTGCTCATCGGTCGGAACGGCGAAGTTCTCCTCAAGCACCGCAAGTTCCAGGAGCCGATGAAGTTCTGCACCGGCAACACCGTAAAGGCGGCAAGAACCGAGTTCGGAAAGGTCGCGATAATCATCTGCGGCGACCTGTACAACAAGCGGATAGCGAAGTGGATCAGACGGAAAAGGCCGGACTTCGTCTTCACGCCAATGGATCGCTCGCCGTGGGGTGAGTTCAACCTCGAGGAGGAGGTGGCCGACATGGGAAGGCGAGTTGCCCTCCTTGGGGTCAGAACGTTCATAGTAAACAGCTTCAGCCACTGGGACAGCTTCGGCGGCGCGTGGTTCTTTGACTCCGATGGGAAGCTTCTGGCGTCATCGAGGGGAGATGAGATTCTGGTTGTAGAGGTCTGA